In Pyrus communis chromosome 1, drPyrComm1.1, whole genome shotgun sequence, the following are encoded in one genomic region:
- the LOC137714866 gene encoding cyclin-D2-1-like: MAPSFDCAFSSLLCAEENIFDNDDFGSEEVHRNHRNNSPKGGFWDDGEEGLPLQSQSDEYLSSMVEKEFQHLPASDYLVRLQSGDLDLAARQQAVDWIGKANAHFSFGPLCQYLSINYLDRFLSAYEFPNGKAWTMQLLAVACLSLAAKMEEIDVPFSLDLQVAESKFVFEARTIQRMELLVLSTLRWRMQAVTPFTFIDSFLLMINDDQTNLKASILRSSHLIVTTAKGIDLLEYRPSEVAAAVAISVAGEAKTLDNEKAISMLIQHVHLVKERVAKCVNMIHDMALMSGTPMREASGSAQSVAQSPIGVLDAGCFSYKSDETTVGSCANSFHDSSDSKRRKLNRPSEVEL; encoded by the exons ATGGCACCCAGTTTTGACTGCGCGTTTTCAAGCCTGCTCTGCGCAGAGGAAAACATTTTTGATAATGACGATTTTGGGTCTGAGGAGGTTCATAGAAATCATCGAAACAACAGTCCAAAGGGAGGGTTTTGGGATGATGGAGAGGAAGGTCTGCCATTGCAGAGTCAGAGTGATGAGTATTTGAGTTCAATGGTAGAAAAGGAATTTCAGCACTTGCCTGCATCTGATTACTTGGTGAGGTTGCAAAGTGGGGACTTGGACCTTGCTGCTAGACAACAGGCTGTTGATTGGATTGGAAAG GCAAATGCACATTTCAGTTTTGGACCTCTGTGTCAATACCTATCCATTAACTACTTGGATCGGTTCCTTTCTGCCTATGAATTTCCT AATGGCAAGGCTTGGACTATGCAATTGTTGGCTGTGGCATGCTTGTCCCTTGCTGCAAAAATGGAGGAGATTGATGTCCCATTCTCTCTTGATTTACAG GTGGCAgagtccaaatttgtgtttgagGCAAGAACAATTCAAAGGATGGAGCTTTTGGTGTTGAGCACATTGAGATGGAGAATGCAAGCAGTTACCCCTTTCACATTCATAGATTCTTTCCTTCTCATGATCAATGATGATCAAACCAATCTCAAAGCTTCAATCTTGAGATCATCCCACCTGATTGTGACCACTGCCAAGG GAATTGACTTGTTGGAATACAGGCCTTCAGAGGTGGCAGCAGCAGTAGCAATTTCTGTGGCGGGAGAGGCCAAAACATTAGACAATGAGAAAGCAATCTCTATGCTCATTCAACATGTACACTTAGTAAAG GAGAGAGTGGCAAAGTGTGTAAATATGATTCATGATATGGCATTGATGAGTGGGACCCCCATGAGGGAAGCTAGCGGGTCAGCCCAGAGCGTGGCCCAGAGTCCAATAGGGGTATTGGATGCCGGATGCTTCAGCTATAAAAGTGATGAAACCACGGTTGGGTCATGTGCAAATTCCTTCCACGATAGCTCAGATTCTAAAAGAAGGAAGCTAAACAGACCCTCTGAGGTGGAGTTGTAG